One segment of Danaus plexippus chromosome 10, MEX_DaPlex, whole genome shotgun sequence DNA contains the following:
- the LOC116766683 gene encoding PH and SEC7 domain-containing protein isoform X4, which produces MMTGDLMLNLSRVEHPHHNHHAPTHRTHYHRYNSTPASPSENRLAARVELTQRHNSSPNTGLSDHASKMFNSQPASPAGGNTSSAESATRTQHIVRTSRSEDHLQFQKESSLSAVAVDMEEDVTSSLNTLLDARPDSATPGPRSDSDERDRIVWTYNAPVSQCNGSAATSNSTSISDGMSQRSSSPLSPTSASWSALSPPHRAPPLPRAPLNGDMSLSEAVSNISSPDFQDQDDMFETGRECPRMELSDPSDSDSTILVSEPCHKRAKSNSTYSTEHGSDVTLNGDHSKEYRIVIQVKGPDKQNNSNDNVNNNNNTNYAQNGKENGHSSPENQGYQELCSGSDACSDDGSDGDSLHSFHYSPKAVDIPSAERLAKRLYNLDGFKKSDVSRHLSKNNDFSRAVAEEYVKHFEFANTTLDEALRAFLARFALSGETQERERVLVHFSRRYLECNPGAFNSQDAVHTLTCAIMLLNTDLHGCGGTFRRMSCAEFIDNLADLNDGENFPRETLKHLYHAIRNQPLQWALDSEATNEIRTAPAVGNNPFLDLPDQSRAVEYKKGYVMRKCCYDANGKKTPFGRRGWKMFYCTLRDLVLYLHKDEHGFRRSQMSDNLHNAIRIHHALATKATDYTKKQHVFRLQTADQAEYLFQTSDSKELCSWVETINFVCASYSAAPLAGAVGSQRKFQRPLLPCTHTKLSMREQLAEHEERAARLEEELAALRLARDPHSRDKDHYLVHEIKRYRTYAYVMRTRGGGIGAEENAPALPERPHNPHHAPP; this is translated from the exons ATGATGACCGGCGACCTGATGCTGAACCTCTCCAGGGTTGAACACCCACATCATAATCACCACGCGCCCACACACCGCACACACTATCATAG ATATAATTCAACCCCAGCCTCCCCTAGTGAAAACCGTCTAGCTGCTCGTGTGGAACTAACACAGAGGCACAACTCATCACCTAACACCGGCCTATCGGATCATGCGAGTAAAAT GTTCAACTCCCAGCCGGCATCTCCAGCTGGTGGTAATACCTCATCAGCTGAGTCCGCTACAAGGACCCAGCACATCGTCAGAACATCCAGATCCGAAGATCACTTACAG TTTCAGAAGGAATCGTCTTTGAGCGCGGTAGCTGTTGATATGGAAGAGGATGTGACGTCATCGCTCAATACACTATTGGACGCTCGGCCGGATTCCGCCACGCCAGGACCTCGCTCGGATTCCGACGAAAGAGACAG GATTGTATGGACGTACAATGCCCCGGTGTCGCAATGTAACGGGTCGGCCGCGACATCAAATTCTACCTCCATATCAGATGGGATGTCACAACG GTCTTCATCCCCGTTGTCGCCAACATCAGCGTCGTGGTCGGCGCTGTCACCACCTCACCGCGCACCCCCCCTACCACGAGCACCACTCAATG GCGACATGAGTTTATCGGAGGCTGTCTCAAACATATCGAGCCCCGATTTCCAAGACCAGGACGACATGTTCGAAACGGGTCGGGAGTGTCCGAGAATGGAACTGTCCGACCCGTCGGACTCGGACTCCACGATACTGGTGTCTGAGCCGTGTCACAAGAGAGCCAAGTCGAACTCCACGTACTCCACGGAACACGGGAGTGACGTCACCCTCAACGGCGACCACAGCAAGGAGTACAGAATAGTCATACAGGTCAAAGGTCCGGACAAACAGAACAACTCCAACGACAACgtcaacaataataataacacgAATTACGCACAAAATGGCAAAGAGAACGGGCACAGCTCGCCCGAAAATCAAGGTTATCAG GAGCTGTGCAGTGGTTCGGACGCTTGTTCTGATGACGGGTCAGACGGTGATTCGCTCCACTCATTCCACTACAGTCCGAAGGCAGTGGACATACCTTCAGCTGAGAGGCTTGCGAAACGACTATACAATCTAGACGGTTTCAAGAAATCCGATGTTTCTAGacatttaagtaaaaa CAATGATTTCTCCCGCGCCGTGGCGGAGGAATACGTGAAACATTTCGAGTTCGCCAACACTACTTTAGACGAAGCGCTACGAGCGTTCCTCGCGCGGTTCGCTCTCAGTGGAGAAACTCAAGAAAGAGAACGAGTCTTAGTTCATTTCTCACGACGGTATTTAGAGTGTAACCCGGGAGCGTTCAATTCACAAG ATGCCGTTCACACGCTCACCTGCGCGATAATGTTACTTAACACAGATCTCCACGGCTGCGGAGGGACGTTCAGGCGCATGTCGTGCGCCGAGTTCATTGATAACCTGGCTGATCTTAACGACGGCGAAAACTTCCCTAGAGAAACATTAAAACACTTGTACCACGCTATACGGAACCAACCGCTCCAATGGGCGCT GGACTCTGAAGCAACAAACGAGATTCGGACCGCCCCCGCCGTTGGCAACAATCCGTTCCTCGACTTGCCGGACCAGAGCCGCGCGGTCGAGTACAAGAAGGGTTATGTCATGAGGAAATGCTGTTACGACGCTAACGGAAAGAAAA CTCCATTCGGCAGACGTGGTTGGAAGATGTTCTACTGTACGCTGCGTGATCTAGTCCTTTATCTGCACAAAGACGAACACGGCTTCCGACGGAGTCAGATGTCAGATAACCTGCACAACGCTATAAG AATACATCACGCCCTGGCGACTAAAGCCAcagattatacaaaaaaacaacacgTGTTTAGATTGCAAACTGCTGACCAGGCCGAATACTTGTTCCAGACGAG TGATTCAAAGGAGTTGTGCTCATGGGTGGAGACGATCAACTTTGTATGCGCGTCGTACTCAGCCGCGCCTCTGGCTGGCGCTGTCGGCTCGCAAAGGAAATTCCAAAGACCACTGCTGCCTTGTACTCACACCAAACTTTCcatg CGAGAACAGCTAGCGGAGCACGAGGAGCGCGCTGCCCGTTTAGAGGAGGAATTGGCAGCGTTGAGACTAGCCAGAGATCCACACAGCAGGGACAAAGATCATTACCTCGTGCACGAG ATAAAGAGGTATCGAACATACGCGTATGTGATGCGTACTCGTGGTGGCGGCATCGGCGCTGAGGAGAACGCGCCCGCGCTGCCCGAGCGTCCTCACAACCCTCACCACGCGCCGCCCTGA
- the LOC116766683 gene encoding PH and SEC7 domain-containing protein isoform X3 — protein MADERLVVLNRCDNLGFGFSLLGEAGLPHIIYEIEENSPAAKSGEVEVGDVLLKVNGTDVNRFSTREVLKCLRLSADPVTLRLKKDPQIKANVRRYLSSGERRSSGPRIKQDKCGSPPSSNSNSSSSSSNGLARSGESCEALIEDRSDRPRLTQPKFEAYMMTGDLMLNLSRVEHPHHNHHAPTHRTHYHRYNSTPASPSENRLAARVELTQRHNSSPNTGLSDHASKMFNSQPASPAGGNTSSAESATRTQHIVRTSRSEDHLQESSLSAVAVDMEEDVTSSLNTLLDARPDSATPGPRSDSDERDRIVWTYNAPVSQCNGSAATSNSTSISDGMSQRSSSPLSPTSASWSALSPPHRAPPLPRAPLNGDMSLSEAVSNISSPDFQDQDDMFETGRECPRMELSDPSDSDSTILVSEPCHKRAKSNSTYSTEHGSDVTLNGDHSKEYRIVIQVKGPDKQNNSNDNVNNNNNTNYAQNGKENGHSSPENQGYQELCSGSDACSDDGSDGDSLHSFHYSPKAVDIPSAERLAKRLYNLDGFKKSDVSRHLSKNNDFSRAVAEEYVKHFEFANTTLDEALRAFLARFALSGETQERERVLVHFSRRYLECNPGAFNSQDAVHTLTCAIMLLNTDLHGCGGTFRRMSCAEFIDNLADLNDGENFPRETLKHLYHAIRNQPLQWALDSEATNEIRTAPAVGNNPFLDLPDQSRAVEYKKGYVMRKCCYDANGKKTPFGRRGWKMFYCTLRDLVLYLHKDEHGFRRSQMSDNLHNAIRIHHALATKATDYTKKQHVFRLQTADQAEYLFQTSDSKELCSWVETINFVCASYSAAPLAGAVGSQRKFQRPLLPCTHTKLSMREQLAEHEERAARLEEELAALRLARDPHSRDKDHYLVHEIKRYRTYAYVMRTRGGGIGAEENAPALPERPHNPHHAPP, from the exons GTTGAGGTTGGTGATGTATTGCTCAAGGTCAATGGAACTGATGTCAACAGGTTCAGCACACGCGAAG TCTTAAAATGCTTACGACTGTCGGCGGATCCTGTGACTCTTCGTCTCAAAAAAG ATCCTCAGATCAAAGCGAACGTGCGACGCTATCTCTCATCCGGCGAGAGACGTTCTAGCGGGCCGCGTATCAAACAAGATAA ATGTGGATCGCCTCCGTCTAGTAATTCGAACAGCTCGTCTAGTTCGTCGAACGGTCTAGCTCGGTCTGGCGAGAGCTGCGAGGCGCTGATCGAAGACCGGTCTGACAGACCGAGACTCACCCAGCCGAAGTTCGAGGCCTACATGATGACCGGCGACCTGATGCTGAACCTCTCCAGGGTTGAACACCCACATCATAATCACCACGCGCCCACACACCGCACACACTATCATAG ATATAATTCAACCCCAGCCTCCCCTAGTGAAAACCGTCTAGCTGCTCGTGTGGAACTAACACAGAGGCACAACTCATCACCTAACACCGGCCTATCGGATCATGCGAGTAAAAT GTTCAACTCCCAGCCGGCATCTCCAGCTGGTGGTAATACCTCATCAGCTGAGTCCGCTACAAGGACCCAGCACATCGTCAGAACATCCAGATCCGAAGATCACTTACAG GAATCGTCTTTGAGCGCGGTAGCTGTTGATATGGAAGAGGATGTGACGTCATCGCTCAATACACTATTGGACGCTCGGCCGGATTCCGCCACGCCAGGACCTCGCTCGGATTCCGACGAAAGAGACAG GATTGTATGGACGTACAATGCCCCGGTGTCGCAATGTAACGGGTCGGCCGCGACATCAAATTCTACCTCCATATCAGATGGGATGTCACAACG GTCTTCATCCCCGTTGTCGCCAACATCAGCGTCGTGGTCGGCGCTGTCACCACCTCACCGCGCACCCCCCCTACCACGAGCACCACTCAATG GCGACATGAGTTTATCGGAGGCTGTCTCAAACATATCGAGCCCCGATTTCCAAGACCAGGACGACATGTTCGAAACGGGTCGGGAGTGTCCGAGAATGGAACTGTCCGACCCGTCGGACTCGGACTCCACGATACTGGTGTCTGAGCCGTGTCACAAGAGAGCCAAGTCGAACTCCACGTACTCCACGGAACACGGGAGTGACGTCACCCTCAACGGCGACCACAGCAAGGAGTACAGAATAGTCATACAGGTCAAAGGTCCGGACAAACAGAACAACTCCAACGACAACgtcaacaataataataacacgAATTACGCACAAAATGGCAAAGAGAACGGGCACAGCTCGCCCGAAAATCAAGGTTATCAG GAGCTGTGCAGTGGTTCGGACGCTTGTTCTGATGACGGGTCAGACGGTGATTCGCTCCACTCATTCCACTACAGTCCGAAGGCAGTGGACATACCTTCAGCTGAGAGGCTTGCGAAACGACTATACAATCTAGACGGTTTCAAGAAATCCGATGTTTCTAGacatttaagtaaaaa CAATGATTTCTCCCGCGCCGTGGCGGAGGAATACGTGAAACATTTCGAGTTCGCCAACACTACTTTAGACGAAGCGCTACGAGCGTTCCTCGCGCGGTTCGCTCTCAGTGGAGAAACTCAAGAAAGAGAACGAGTCTTAGTTCATTTCTCACGACGGTATTTAGAGTGTAACCCGGGAGCGTTCAATTCACAAG ATGCCGTTCACACGCTCACCTGCGCGATAATGTTACTTAACACAGATCTCCACGGCTGCGGAGGGACGTTCAGGCGCATGTCGTGCGCCGAGTTCATTGATAACCTGGCTGATCTTAACGACGGCGAAAACTTCCCTAGAGAAACATTAAAACACTTGTACCACGCTATACGGAACCAACCGCTCCAATGGGCGCT GGACTCTGAAGCAACAAACGAGATTCGGACCGCCCCCGCCGTTGGCAACAATCCGTTCCTCGACTTGCCGGACCAGAGCCGCGCGGTCGAGTACAAGAAGGGTTATGTCATGAGGAAATGCTGTTACGACGCTAACGGAAAGAAAA CTCCATTCGGCAGACGTGGTTGGAAGATGTTCTACTGTACGCTGCGTGATCTAGTCCTTTATCTGCACAAAGACGAACACGGCTTCCGACGGAGTCAGATGTCAGATAACCTGCACAACGCTATAAG AATACATCACGCCCTGGCGACTAAAGCCAcagattatacaaaaaaacaacacgTGTTTAGATTGCAAACTGCTGACCAGGCCGAATACTTGTTCCAGACGAG TGATTCAAAGGAGTTGTGCTCATGGGTGGAGACGATCAACTTTGTATGCGCGTCGTACTCAGCCGCGCCTCTGGCTGGCGCTGTCGGCTCGCAAAGGAAATTCCAAAGACCACTGCTGCCTTGTACTCACACCAAACTTTCcatg CGAGAACAGCTAGCGGAGCACGAGGAGCGCGCTGCCCGTTTAGAGGAGGAATTGGCAGCGTTGAGACTAGCCAGAGATCCACACAGCAGGGACAAAGATCATTACCTCGTGCACGAG ATAAAGAGGTATCGAACATACGCGTATGTGATGCGTACTCGTGGTGGCGGCATCGGCGCTGAGGAGAACGCGCCCGCGCTGCCCGAGCGTCCTCACAACCCTCACCACGCGCCGCCCTGA
- the LOC116766683 gene encoding PH and SEC7 domain-containing protein isoform X1 produces the protein MADERLVVLNRCDNLGFGFSLLGEAGLPHIIYEIEENSPAAKSGEVEVGDVLLKVNGTDVNRFSTREVLKCLRLSADPVTLRLKKDPQIKANVRRYLSSGERRSSGPRIKQDKCGSPPSSNSNSSSSSSNGLARSGESCEALIEDRSDRPRLTQPKFEAYMMTGDLMLNLSRVEHPHHNHHAPTHRTHYHRYNSTPASPSENRLAARVELTQRHNSSPNTGLSDHASKMFNSQPASPAGGNTSSAESATRTQHIVRTSRSEDHLQFQKESSLSAVAVDMEEDVTSSLNTLLDARPDSATPGPRSDSDERDRIVWTYNAPVSQCNGSAATSNSTSISDGMSQRSSSPLSPTSASWSALSPPHRAPPLPRAPLNGDMSLSEAVSNISSPDFQDQDDMFETGRECPRMELSDPSDSDSTILVSEPCHKRAKSNSTYSTEHGSDVTLNGDHSKEYRIVIQVKGPDKQNNSNDNVNNNNNTNYAQNGKENGHSSPENQGYQELCSGSDACSDDGSDGDSLHSFHYSPKAVDIPSAERLAKRLYNLDGFKKSDVSRHLSKNNDFSRAVAEEYVKHFEFANTTLDEALRAFLARFALSGETQERERVLVHFSRRYLECNPGAFNSQDAVHTLTCAIMLLNTDLHGCGGTFRRMSCAEFIDNLADLNDGENFPRETLKHLYHAIRNQPLQWALDSEATNEIRTAPAVGNNPFLDLPDQSRAVEYKKGYVMRKCCYDANGKKTPFGRRGWKMFYCTLRDLVLYLHKDEHGFRRSQMSDNLHNAIRIHHALATKATDYTKKQHVFRLQTADQAEYLFQTSDSKELCSWVETINFVCASYSAAPLAGAVGSQRKFQRPLLPCTHTKLSMREQLAEHEERAARLEEELAALRLARDPHSRDKDHYLVHEIKRYRTYAYVMRTRGGGIGAEENAPALPERPHNPHHAPP, from the exons GTTGAGGTTGGTGATGTATTGCTCAAGGTCAATGGAACTGATGTCAACAGGTTCAGCACACGCGAAG TCTTAAAATGCTTACGACTGTCGGCGGATCCTGTGACTCTTCGTCTCAAAAAAG ATCCTCAGATCAAAGCGAACGTGCGACGCTATCTCTCATCCGGCGAGAGACGTTCTAGCGGGCCGCGTATCAAACAAGATAA ATGTGGATCGCCTCCGTCTAGTAATTCGAACAGCTCGTCTAGTTCGTCGAACGGTCTAGCTCGGTCTGGCGAGAGCTGCGAGGCGCTGATCGAAGACCGGTCTGACAGACCGAGACTCACCCAGCCGAAGTTCGAGGCCTACATGATGACCGGCGACCTGATGCTGAACCTCTCCAGGGTTGAACACCCACATCATAATCACCACGCGCCCACACACCGCACACACTATCATAG ATATAATTCAACCCCAGCCTCCCCTAGTGAAAACCGTCTAGCTGCTCGTGTGGAACTAACACAGAGGCACAACTCATCACCTAACACCGGCCTATCGGATCATGCGAGTAAAAT GTTCAACTCCCAGCCGGCATCTCCAGCTGGTGGTAATACCTCATCAGCTGAGTCCGCTACAAGGACCCAGCACATCGTCAGAACATCCAGATCCGAAGATCACTTACAG TTTCAGAAGGAATCGTCTTTGAGCGCGGTAGCTGTTGATATGGAAGAGGATGTGACGTCATCGCTCAATACACTATTGGACGCTCGGCCGGATTCCGCCACGCCAGGACCTCGCTCGGATTCCGACGAAAGAGACAG GATTGTATGGACGTACAATGCCCCGGTGTCGCAATGTAACGGGTCGGCCGCGACATCAAATTCTACCTCCATATCAGATGGGATGTCACAACG GTCTTCATCCCCGTTGTCGCCAACATCAGCGTCGTGGTCGGCGCTGTCACCACCTCACCGCGCACCCCCCCTACCACGAGCACCACTCAATG GCGACATGAGTTTATCGGAGGCTGTCTCAAACATATCGAGCCCCGATTTCCAAGACCAGGACGACATGTTCGAAACGGGTCGGGAGTGTCCGAGAATGGAACTGTCCGACCCGTCGGACTCGGACTCCACGATACTGGTGTCTGAGCCGTGTCACAAGAGAGCCAAGTCGAACTCCACGTACTCCACGGAACACGGGAGTGACGTCACCCTCAACGGCGACCACAGCAAGGAGTACAGAATAGTCATACAGGTCAAAGGTCCGGACAAACAGAACAACTCCAACGACAACgtcaacaataataataacacgAATTACGCACAAAATGGCAAAGAGAACGGGCACAGCTCGCCCGAAAATCAAGGTTATCAG GAGCTGTGCAGTGGTTCGGACGCTTGTTCTGATGACGGGTCAGACGGTGATTCGCTCCACTCATTCCACTACAGTCCGAAGGCAGTGGACATACCTTCAGCTGAGAGGCTTGCGAAACGACTATACAATCTAGACGGTTTCAAGAAATCCGATGTTTCTAGacatttaagtaaaaa CAATGATTTCTCCCGCGCCGTGGCGGAGGAATACGTGAAACATTTCGAGTTCGCCAACACTACTTTAGACGAAGCGCTACGAGCGTTCCTCGCGCGGTTCGCTCTCAGTGGAGAAACTCAAGAAAGAGAACGAGTCTTAGTTCATTTCTCACGACGGTATTTAGAGTGTAACCCGGGAGCGTTCAATTCACAAG ATGCCGTTCACACGCTCACCTGCGCGATAATGTTACTTAACACAGATCTCCACGGCTGCGGAGGGACGTTCAGGCGCATGTCGTGCGCCGAGTTCATTGATAACCTGGCTGATCTTAACGACGGCGAAAACTTCCCTAGAGAAACATTAAAACACTTGTACCACGCTATACGGAACCAACCGCTCCAATGGGCGCT GGACTCTGAAGCAACAAACGAGATTCGGACCGCCCCCGCCGTTGGCAACAATCCGTTCCTCGACTTGCCGGACCAGAGCCGCGCGGTCGAGTACAAGAAGGGTTATGTCATGAGGAAATGCTGTTACGACGCTAACGGAAAGAAAA CTCCATTCGGCAGACGTGGTTGGAAGATGTTCTACTGTACGCTGCGTGATCTAGTCCTTTATCTGCACAAAGACGAACACGGCTTCCGACGGAGTCAGATGTCAGATAACCTGCACAACGCTATAAG AATACATCACGCCCTGGCGACTAAAGCCAcagattatacaaaaaaacaacacgTGTTTAGATTGCAAACTGCTGACCAGGCCGAATACTTGTTCCAGACGAG TGATTCAAAGGAGTTGTGCTCATGGGTGGAGACGATCAACTTTGTATGCGCGTCGTACTCAGCCGCGCCTCTGGCTGGCGCTGTCGGCTCGCAAAGGAAATTCCAAAGACCACTGCTGCCTTGTACTCACACCAAACTTTCcatg CGAGAACAGCTAGCGGAGCACGAGGAGCGCGCTGCCCGTTTAGAGGAGGAATTGGCAGCGTTGAGACTAGCCAGAGATCCACACAGCAGGGACAAAGATCATTACCTCGTGCACGAG ATAAAGAGGTATCGAACATACGCGTATGTGATGCGTACTCGTGGTGGCGGCATCGGCGCTGAGGAGAACGCGCCCGCGCTGCCCGAGCGTCCTCACAACCCTCACCACGCGCCGCCCTGA
- the LOC116766683 gene encoding PH and SEC7 domain-containing protein isoform X2, translating to MADERLVVLNRCDNLGFGFSLLGEAGLPHIIYEIEENSPAAKSGEVEVGDVLLKVNGTDVNRFSTREVLKCLRLSADPVTLRLKKDPQIKANVRRYLSSGERRSSGPRIKQDKCGSPPSSNSNSSSSSSNGLARSGESCEALIEDRSDRPRLTQPKFEAYMMTGDLMLNLSRVEHPHHNHHAPTHRTHYHRYNSTPASPSENRLAARVELTQRHNSSPNTGLSDHASKMFNSQPASPAGGNTSSAESATRTQHIVRTSRSEDHLQKESSLSAVAVDMEEDVTSSLNTLLDARPDSATPGPRSDSDERDRIVWTYNAPVSQCNGSAATSNSTSISDGMSQRSSSPLSPTSASWSALSPPHRAPPLPRAPLNGDMSLSEAVSNISSPDFQDQDDMFETGRECPRMELSDPSDSDSTILVSEPCHKRAKSNSTYSTEHGSDVTLNGDHSKEYRIVIQVKGPDKQNNSNDNVNNNNNTNYAQNGKENGHSSPENQGYQELCSGSDACSDDGSDGDSLHSFHYSPKAVDIPSAERLAKRLYNLDGFKKSDVSRHLSKNNDFSRAVAEEYVKHFEFANTTLDEALRAFLARFALSGETQERERVLVHFSRRYLECNPGAFNSQDAVHTLTCAIMLLNTDLHGCGGTFRRMSCAEFIDNLADLNDGENFPRETLKHLYHAIRNQPLQWALDSEATNEIRTAPAVGNNPFLDLPDQSRAVEYKKGYVMRKCCYDANGKKTPFGRRGWKMFYCTLRDLVLYLHKDEHGFRRSQMSDNLHNAIRIHHALATKATDYTKKQHVFRLQTADQAEYLFQTSDSKELCSWVETINFVCASYSAAPLAGAVGSQRKFQRPLLPCTHTKLSMREQLAEHEERAARLEEELAALRLARDPHSRDKDHYLVHEIKRYRTYAYVMRTRGGGIGAEENAPALPERPHNPHHAPP from the exons GTTGAGGTTGGTGATGTATTGCTCAAGGTCAATGGAACTGATGTCAACAGGTTCAGCACACGCGAAG TCTTAAAATGCTTACGACTGTCGGCGGATCCTGTGACTCTTCGTCTCAAAAAAG ATCCTCAGATCAAAGCGAACGTGCGACGCTATCTCTCATCCGGCGAGAGACGTTCTAGCGGGCCGCGTATCAAACAAGATAA ATGTGGATCGCCTCCGTCTAGTAATTCGAACAGCTCGTCTAGTTCGTCGAACGGTCTAGCTCGGTCTGGCGAGAGCTGCGAGGCGCTGATCGAAGACCGGTCTGACAGACCGAGACTCACCCAGCCGAAGTTCGAGGCCTACATGATGACCGGCGACCTGATGCTGAACCTCTCCAGGGTTGAACACCCACATCATAATCACCACGCGCCCACACACCGCACACACTATCATAG ATATAATTCAACCCCAGCCTCCCCTAGTGAAAACCGTCTAGCTGCTCGTGTGGAACTAACACAGAGGCACAACTCATCACCTAACACCGGCCTATCGGATCATGCGAGTAAAAT GTTCAACTCCCAGCCGGCATCTCCAGCTGGTGGTAATACCTCATCAGCTGAGTCCGCTACAAGGACCCAGCACATCGTCAGAACATCCAGATCCGAAGATCACTTACAG AAGGAATCGTCTTTGAGCGCGGTAGCTGTTGATATGGAAGAGGATGTGACGTCATCGCTCAATACACTATTGGACGCTCGGCCGGATTCCGCCACGCCAGGACCTCGCTCGGATTCCGACGAAAGAGACAG GATTGTATGGACGTACAATGCCCCGGTGTCGCAATGTAACGGGTCGGCCGCGACATCAAATTCTACCTCCATATCAGATGGGATGTCACAACG GTCTTCATCCCCGTTGTCGCCAACATCAGCGTCGTGGTCGGCGCTGTCACCACCTCACCGCGCACCCCCCCTACCACGAGCACCACTCAATG GCGACATGAGTTTATCGGAGGCTGTCTCAAACATATCGAGCCCCGATTTCCAAGACCAGGACGACATGTTCGAAACGGGTCGGGAGTGTCCGAGAATGGAACTGTCCGACCCGTCGGACTCGGACTCCACGATACTGGTGTCTGAGCCGTGTCACAAGAGAGCCAAGTCGAACTCCACGTACTCCACGGAACACGGGAGTGACGTCACCCTCAACGGCGACCACAGCAAGGAGTACAGAATAGTCATACAGGTCAAAGGTCCGGACAAACAGAACAACTCCAACGACAACgtcaacaataataataacacgAATTACGCACAAAATGGCAAAGAGAACGGGCACAGCTCGCCCGAAAATCAAGGTTATCAG GAGCTGTGCAGTGGTTCGGACGCTTGTTCTGATGACGGGTCAGACGGTGATTCGCTCCACTCATTCCACTACAGTCCGAAGGCAGTGGACATACCTTCAGCTGAGAGGCTTGCGAAACGACTATACAATCTAGACGGTTTCAAGAAATCCGATGTTTCTAGacatttaagtaaaaa CAATGATTTCTCCCGCGCCGTGGCGGAGGAATACGTGAAACATTTCGAGTTCGCCAACACTACTTTAGACGAAGCGCTACGAGCGTTCCTCGCGCGGTTCGCTCTCAGTGGAGAAACTCAAGAAAGAGAACGAGTCTTAGTTCATTTCTCACGACGGTATTTAGAGTGTAACCCGGGAGCGTTCAATTCACAAG ATGCCGTTCACACGCTCACCTGCGCGATAATGTTACTTAACACAGATCTCCACGGCTGCGGAGGGACGTTCAGGCGCATGTCGTGCGCCGAGTTCATTGATAACCTGGCTGATCTTAACGACGGCGAAAACTTCCCTAGAGAAACATTAAAACACTTGTACCACGCTATACGGAACCAACCGCTCCAATGGGCGCT GGACTCTGAAGCAACAAACGAGATTCGGACCGCCCCCGCCGTTGGCAACAATCCGTTCCTCGACTTGCCGGACCAGAGCCGCGCGGTCGAGTACAAGAAGGGTTATGTCATGAGGAAATGCTGTTACGACGCTAACGGAAAGAAAA CTCCATTCGGCAGACGTGGTTGGAAGATGTTCTACTGTACGCTGCGTGATCTAGTCCTTTATCTGCACAAAGACGAACACGGCTTCCGACGGAGTCAGATGTCAGATAACCTGCACAACGCTATAAG AATACATCACGCCCTGGCGACTAAAGCCAcagattatacaaaaaaacaacacgTGTTTAGATTGCAAACTGCTGACCAGGCCGAATACTTGTTCCAGACGAG TGATTCAAAGGAGTTGTGCTCATGGGTGGAGACGATCAACTTTGTATGCGCGTCGTACTCAGCCGCGCCTCTGGCTGGCGCTGTCGGCTCGCAAAGGAAATTCCAAAGACCACTGCTGCCTTGTACTCACACCAAACTTTCcatg CGAGAACAGCTAGCGGAGCACGAGGAGCGCGCTGCCCGTTTAGAGGAGGAATTGGCAGCGTTGAGACTAGCCAGAGATCCACACAGCAGGGACAAAGATCATTACCTCGTGCACGAG ATAAAGAGGTATCGAACATACGCGTATGTGATGCGTACTCGTGGTGGCGGCATCGGCGCTGAGGAGAACGCGCCCGCGCTGCCCGAGCGTCCTCACAACCCTCACCACGCGCCGCCCTGA